One segment of Pseudanabaena sp. FACHB-2040 DNA contains the following:
- a CDS encoding manganese catalase family protein — protein MFYHKKRLQYFTKPEKPDPVYAKQLQELIGGPFGEMSVMMQYLFQGWNCRGPVKYKDMLLDIGTEEIGHVEMVANLIAHLVDKAPEEAQADAIKDPIVEGVMGGMKAEDIITASMNPKHAIMSGGGATANDSTGYPWNGNYIVASGNLLADFYSNVQAEAQGRLQAIRLYEMSTDPGVKDTLSYMIARDTMHQNQWLAAIEELKADGLEDLPVPSKFPRELEKQDASYQFWNLSEGTESKQGRWAQGPTPDGKGQFEYLENPEPLGPEGQAPVPNPKLYATIEIPSPTAKLKQP, from the coding sequence ATGTTTTACCACAAGAAAAGACTGCAATATTTCACCAAACCCGAAAAACCTGATCCAGTTTACGCCAAGCAGCTTCAGGAATTGATCGGAGGTCCTTTTGGCGAAATGTCTGTGATGATGCAGTACCTGTTTCAGGGCTGGAATTGTCGTGGGCCCGTCAAATACAAGGACATGTTACTAGACATCGGTACTGAGGAAATCGGCCACGTTGAAATGGTCGCCAACCTCATTGCTCACCTAGTCGACAAAGCCCCCGAAGAAGCTCAGGCAGACGCCATCAAAGACCCCATCGTTGAAGGGGTTATGGGCGGTATGAAGGCAGAAGATATTATCACTGCCAGCATGAATCCCAAGCACGCAATTATGAGCGGGGGTGGGGCCACTGCAAATGACAGCACTGGTTACCCCTGGAACGGTAACTACATTGTGGCTTCTGGCAACTTGCTAGCCGATTTTTACTCCAACGTTCAGGCCGAAGCCCAAGGCCGTTTGCAGGCCATCCGGCTGTATGAAATGTCAACCGACCCTGGCGTCAAGGACACCCTGAGCTATATGATTGCCCGCGACACCATGCACCAAAACCAGTGGCTAGCGGCAATCGAAGAGCTGAAGGCGGATGGACTAGAAGATCTTCCCGTCCCCAGCAAGTTCCCCCGCGAACTAGAGAAGCAAGATGCTTCCTACCAGTTCTGGAACCTATCTGAAGGGACAGAGAGCAAGCAGGGTCGTTGGGCTCAAGGCCCCACCCCCGACGGCAAAGGCCAATTTGAGTACTTGGAAAATCCCGAGCCCCTGGGTCCTGAAGGGCAGGCTCCAGTGCCTAACCCTAAACTCTATGCCACCATCGAAATTCCCTCTCCGACTGCCAAGTTAAAGCAGCCATAA